The following proteins come from a genomic window of Gimesia chilikensis:
- a CDS encoding prenyltransferase/squalene oxidase repeat-containing protein — translation MATREPESPSESELSRRGVLGAALGSALAVLRHWWHGTPLQAGLPASPEHVTPQTQAAIAGGLNWLASRQVADGGFGSRGSYARNVGVCALAGTAFLAHRGMTGRYRRAIQECIRYLLARAQENGFIIEAEIRTHATLYGHGFATLFLGQVFGESHDPRIRKTLKAATELILNLQDGQGGWCYTSDPKDADVSITTCQLLALFSARQAGIGVSREAIERSVDFLRRAQNEDGGFRYRLDDPPESLFPRSAAAVVALTCAGLGQDPAVQRGREYLQQPHPPLELSPGQLAEYHFYGRFYATHAAWQAGKAAWDRWYTIVRDELLAQQSTSGAWHDANIGDEYATAMALIVLQFPYGNVPLLAMR, via the coding sequence ATGGCAACGCGCGAACCTGAATCCCCGTCCGAATCCGAGTTGTCCCGTCGCGGAGTGCTGGGGGCTGCTCTGGGCAGCGCCCTGGCGGTTCTGCGCCACTGGTGGCATGGAACTCCGCTGCAGGCGGGGCTACCTGCGTCTCCAGAGCATGTCACCCCGCAGACACAGGCAGCCATCGCAGGCGGCTTGAACTGGCTCGCATCCCGGCAGGTCGCGGATGGCGGATTTGGCAGCCGGGGTTCGTATGCGCGGAACGTGGGAGTCTGCGCACTGGCGGGGACCGCATTTCTGGCACACCGCGGCATGACAGGCCGGTATCGTCGCGCGATTCAGGAGTGCATTCGTTACCTGCTCGCAAGGGCACAGGAAAATGGATTCATCATCGAAGCAGAGATCCGCACGCACGCGACGCTGTATGGTCACGGATTTGCAACGCTGTTCCTGGGACAGGTCTTCGGCGAATCACACGATCCCCGAATCCGCAAAACGCTGAAAGCGGCGACTGAGTTGATTCTGAATCTGCAGGACGGGCAGGGGGGCTGGTGTTATACGTCTGACCCGAAAGACGCGGATGTTTCGATCACCACCTGTCAGCTGCTGGCCCTGTTTTCGGCCCGGCAGGCGGGCATCGGCGTGTCGCGGGAAGCGATTGAGCGGAGTGTCGATTTTCTCAGGCGAGCCCAGAACGAGGACGGCGGTTTTCGATATCGGCTGGATGATCCTCCCGAATCACTGTTTCCCCGCTCGGCGGCCGCGGTGGTGGCACTCACCTGTGCCGGCCTGGGACAGGATCCCGCGGTGCAGCGTGGACGGGAATACTTACAGCAGCCACATCCTCCGCTGGAACTCTCCCCGGGCCAACTGGCCGAGTACCATTTCTACGGACGTTTCTACGCGACACACGCCGCCTGGCAGGCAGGGAAAGCAGCCTGGGATCGCTGGTACACGATCGTCCGCGATGAACTGCTCGCACAGCAGTCAACCAGTGGCGCCTGGCACGACGCCAACATCGGCGATGAATACGCGACCGCGATGGCGCTGATCGTACTGCAGTTCCCCTATGGTAATGTCCCCCTGCTGGCGATGCGCTAA